A window of Nocardia fluminea contains these coding sequences:
- a CDS encoding cyclase family protein, with protein sequence MTSDTSPVFDPEDPAATIEAMARRCSNWGRWGEDDVHGTLNFLDEAARVRAARLVTTGRSFSLAQSFDAEGPQKGWRRRTNPVHTMTDTGLDAEYGDQGFPFGMGGADDVIAMPLQCSTQWDGLGHIFDHGRAWNGRRAGAVVTSEGDQVTGIETAADRIVGRAVLLDAGRALADELGLDHPELPDGFALTPELLDRIIDQQGISAQVGRGDILLVRTGQYSRTRREGWGDYAGGAAPGLSFRSAPWLHEREIAAIATDTWGFEVRPTELHGAFQPLHQIVIPHIGLYIGEMWNLDDLAEYCARTGRYEAFLVAAPLPITGAVGSPVNPIAVV encoded by the coding sequence ATGACCTCCGACACCTCACCGGTCTTCGACCCGGAGGATCCGGCCGCAACAATCGAGGCGATGGCCCGCCGGTGCAGCAACTGGGGCCGCTGGGGCGAAGACGACGTCCACGGCACCCTGAACTTCCTCGACGAAGCCGCCCGGGTGCGCGCGGCCCGGCTCGTCACCACTGGCCGCTCCTTCTCGCTGGCACAGTCGTTCGACGCCGAAGGCCCGCAAAAAGGATGGCGGCGACGGACCAACCCCGTCCACACCATGACCGACACCGGGCTGGACGCCGAATACGGTGACCAGGGCTTCCCCTTCGGAATGGGCGGGGCCGACGATGTGATCGCCATGCCGCTGCAGTGCTCGACCCAGTGGGACGGGCTCGGCCATATCTTCGACCACGGCCGCGCCTGGAACGGCCGCCGCGCCGGAGCCGTCGTCACCTCCGAAGGCGACCAGGTCACCGGCATCGAAACTGCTGCCGACCGCATCGTGGGCCGCGCCGTACTCCTCGATGCCGGCCGCGCCCTCGCCGATGAACTCGGACTCGATCATCCCGAACTGCCCGACGGGTTCGCGCTCACCCCCGAGCTGCTCGACCGCATCATCGACCAGCAGGGCATCTCTGCCCAGGTCGGCCGCGGTGACATCCTGCTCGTGCGCACCGGACAGTACAGCCGCACACGGCGCGAAGGGTGGGGAGACTACGCCGGCGGCGCCGCACCCGGCCTGTCGTTCCGCTCCGCGCCCTGGCTGCACGAACGCGAGATCGCGGCGATCGCCACCGACACATGGGGATTCGAGGTGCGACCCACCGAGTTGCACGGCGCATTCCAGCCACTGCACCAGATCGTCATCCCCCATATCGGTCTCTACATCGGTGAGATGTGGAATCTCGACGATCTTGCCGAATACTGCGCCCGCACCGGCCGATACGAGGCCTTCCTCGTCGCCGCGCCGCTGCCGATCACCGGCGCGGTCGGGTCACCGGTCAATCCCATCGCCGTCGTGTGA
- a CDS encoding fumarylacetoacetate hydrolase family protein, which yields MVEGYGLGTFTDGTKVFAGVVAGDQVVEIVPEQLGPGIVTTADIFGAWDTVRGALPDIAATAATAGTPVSALRILPPVQPRHIFQAGANYRSHVAEIIVSGKAGDDTRTDEELEAAASAMMDERARTGSPFFFSGLPSAMCGADDDVVLVPESAQTDWEAELVVVIGAVADHVTRENALDFVAGYTVANDVSARDLQFPAEHRPLGGDWLRAKNRPTFLPVGPFVMPADVLGDYRDLEIQFRLNGDLMQHDRAANMLFDVPTLIAQASAITPLHPGDLILTGSPAGNGGKWQRWLAPGDVMEASISGIGTLRNTCRATPGKKDTA from the coding sequence GTGGTCGAAGGATACGGGCTGGGAACCTTCACCGACGGCACCAAGGTGTTCGCCGGTGTGGTCGCCGGTGATCAGGTGGTCGAGATCGTCCCGGAACAGCTTGGCCCCGGAATCGTCACCACCGCAGATATCTTCGGCGCATGGGACACCGTCCGCGGCGCTCTGCCGGACATCGCGGCCACGGCGGCGACCGCCGGAACTCCGGTGTCGGCATTGCGGATCCTGCCGCCGGTACAGCCGCGCCACATTTTCCAGGCGGGAGCGAACTACCGCAGCCACGTCGCCGAGATCATCGTCTCGGGCAAAGCCGGCGACGACACCCGTACCGACGAGGAACTCGAGGCCGCGGCTTCGGCGATGATGGACGAGCGGGCCCGCACGGGAAGCCCGTTCTTCTTCAGCGGTCTGCCGTCGGCGATGTGCGGCGCCGACGACGATGTCGTGCTCGTTCCCGAATCCGCTCAGACCGATTGGGAAGCCGAACTCGTCGTCGTTATCGGTGCGGTCGCTGATCATGTCACTCGCGAAAACGCCCTCGACTTCGTCGCCGGGTACACGGTCGCCAACGATGTCAGTGCCCGAGATCTGCAGTTTCCCGCCGAGCATCGACCACTGGGCGGGGATTGGTTGCGTGCGAAGAACCGCCCGACATTCTTGCCCGTAGGTCCGTTCGTGATGCCGGCCGATGTCCTCGGCGACTACCGCGACCTCGAGATTCAGTTCCGCCTCAATGGCGATCTGATGCAGCACGACCGGGCCGCCAACATGCTCTTCGACGTCCCCACCCTCATCGCCCAAGCCTCCGCCATCACCCCCTTGCACCCAGGCGACCTGATCCTGACCGGCAGCCCTGCGGGCAACGGTGGAAAGTGGCAACGCTGGCTGGCACCTGGAGACGTGATGGAGGCGTCCATCAGCGGAATCGGGACCCTGCGCAACACCTGCCGGGCGACACCGGGAAAGAAGGACACCGCATGA
- the eno gene encoding phosphopyruvate hydratase yields the protein MTHTAIREITAWEGLDSRGKPTVGCEVLLDGGARGQAYVPSGASTGRHEARELRDGGTRYAGQGVRRAVSNAVTVLAEAVRGVDALDLRAVDAALRATDATPHLGTVGANAVLAVSVATALAAADAQRIPLYRLVAAAGDAPLLPLPMVNIISGGAHAGRSIDVQDFLAVPVGARSFAEAIEYSARVRRGTAEVLAEQGHSTALVADEGGLGPALPTNRGALDVLVAGIERAGLQPGSDIGIAVDVAATQFLAQDGHYVLAAEGNRRLSAAELVEELAGWCEQYPIISLEDALGEDDWVGWAQATERLGHRQLLGDDFFVTDAERLRRGIRDKAANAVLVKPNQTGTLSDAHTVVRLAHDNGYRTVLSARSGETEDAWLADLALGWRTGQIKVGSTMRSERTAKWNRLLQIEAQLGPDIEYAGAAGISAGSSDRALA from the coding sequence ATGACCCACACCGCTATTCGCGAGATCACCGCCTGGGAAGGTCTCGACTCCCGAGGTAAGCCCACCGTGGGCTGTGAGGTGCTACTGGACGGCGGTGCGCGCGGGCAGGCTTACGTGCCCTCCGGTGCCTCGACCGGCCGCCACGAAGCGCGCGAGCTGCGCGACGGCGGCACCCGCTATGCCGGGCAGGGCGTGCGGCGAGCCGTATCCAACGCAGTCACTGTCCTCGCCGAGGCGGTGCGCGGGGTCGACGCCCTCGACCTGCGCGCGGTCGACGCCGCCCTACGAGCCACCGACGCCACCCCGCACCTGGGCACTGTCGGTGCCAATGCCGTACTCGCGGTATCGGTCGCGACCGCGCTCGCGGCCGCCGACGCACAACGCATCCCGCTGTATCGTCTGGTCGCGGCAGCGGGGGACGCGCCACTGCTGCCGTTGCCGATGGTCAACATCATTTCCGGGGGAGCGCACGCCGGTCGCTCGATCGATGTGCAGGACTTCCTCGCGGTTCCGGTCGGCGCGCGTTCGTTCGCCGAGGCCATCGAATACAGCGCCCGCGTCCGCCGCGGGACCGCTGAAGTACTCGCCGAGCAAGGGCATTCGACGGCGCTGGTCGCCGACGAAGGCGGGCTCGGCCCCGCGCTGCCGACCAATCGAGGCGCGTTGGACGTGCTGGTCGCCGGAATCGAGCGCGCCGGTCTGCAACCCGGCTCGGATATCGGGATCGCTGTCGATGTCGCCGCCACGCAGTTCCTCGCACAGGACGGGCATTATGTCTTGGCCGCGGAGGGGAATCGTCGGTTGAGCGCGGCCGAACTGGTCGAAGAGCTCGCCGGGTGGTGCGAGCAGTATCCGATCATTTCGCTGGAAGACGCACTGGGCGAAGATGATTGGGTTGGATGGGCGCAGGCGACCGAGCGACTCGGGCACCGGCAACTGCTCGGTGACGACTTCTTCGTCACCGACGCCGAACGCCTGCGCCGCGGCATCCGCGACAAGGCCGCCAACGCCGTTCTGGTCAAACCCAATCAGACCGGCACCCTGTCCGACGCGCACACCGTGGTTCGGCTGGCACACGACAACGGATACCGCACCGTGCTCTCCGCGCGGTCGGGCGAAACCGAGGACGCCTGGCTCGCCGATCTGGCACTGGGCTGGCGGACCGGTCAGATCAAGGTGGGCTCCACCATGCGTTCGGAGCGCACAGCGAAATGGAATCGCCTGCTGCAGATCGAAGCCCAGCTCGGCCCTGATATCGAATACGCCGGTGCGGCCGGCATCTCGGCGGGATCCAGCGATCGGGCACTCGCGTGA
- a CDS encoding phosphotransferase family protein, which produces MSADIADLTEPVSAHLRARGLADLEVALSVHVLTGGVSNDVVAVTGDGVDVVVKRALSQLRVQQDWAADVGRLTTEGRALRLAATIAPSSVPPVLDLSDGFLVIGRAPDHWHTWKADLMAGVVDAHVAARLGEFLAQLQRCTADRVDQLRDEFGSRTAFEQLRVDPFHRQIRAAHLDLAPQIDRTIEVMAQTAPCLVHGDYSPKNVLVGDSDAEMWVIDWEVAHLGDPTFDPAWIVGHLLLKTIRRPDHSDRYHAAAAAFLDAWGRTDPDSASQLIRQTGCLLLARVDGRSPVDYLDDSGQMTARVLGRRLLGNPPQLLQDAWRLLA; this is translated from the coding sequence ATGAGCGCCGACATCGCCGACCTCACCGAACCGGTGTCCGCACATCTGCGCGCCCGTGGCCTCGCGGACCTCGAGGTCGCGCTGAGTGTGCACGTGCTCACCGGCGGCGTCTCCAATGATGTCGTCGCGGTCACCGGCGACGGTGTCGACGTCGTGGTCAAACGAGCGCTGAGCCAGTTGCGGGTCCAGCAGGACTGGGCAGCCGACGTGGGCAGGTTGACCACCGAGGGCCGCGCACTGCGCTTGGCGGCGACGATCGCGCCGAGCTCGGTGCCGCCCGTACTGGACCTGTCCGACGGGTTCCTCGTCATCGGCCGAGCCCCCGACCACTGGCACACCTGGAAGGCAGACCTGATGGCCGGTGTGGTCGACGCGCACGTCGCCGCCCGGCTCGGCGAGTTCCTGGCGCAGCTGCAACGATGCACCGCCGACCGGGTCGATCAGCTGCGGGACGAGTTCGGATCGCGTACCGCGTTCGAACAATTGCGGGTCGACCCGTTTCACCGCCAGATCCGTGCCGCGCACCTCGATCTCGCGCCCCAGATCGATCGAACGATCGAGGTCATGGCGCAGACCGCGCCATGCCTGGTGCACGGTGATTACTCACCGAAGAATGTTCTGGTCGGCGACTCCGACGCGGAAATGTGGGTGATCGACTGGGAAGTCGCCCATCTGGGCGACCCGACCTTCGATCCGGCCTGGATCGTCGGGCATCTGCTGCTGAAGACTATCCGCCGACCCGACCACAGCGACCGATACCACGCGGCCGCGGCGGCGTTTCTCGACGCTTGGGGCCGTACCGATCCGGACTCGGCGTCTCAGCTGATCCGTCAAACCGGGTGCCTGCTGCTCGCACGCGTAGACGGACGAAGCCCCGTCGACTACCTCGACGATTCCGGACAGATGACCGCTCGCGTGCTCGGCCGTCGGTTGCTCGGCAATCCCCCTCAGCTACTACAGGACGCTTGGAGGCTCCTCGCATGA
- a CDS encoding FAD-dependent monooxygenase, with product MPSTKKVGIIGAGIAGLSAGILLADRGIDVEILERADGPRTVGSGITLQGNALRILRQLGVWDRIQAQGYSFDTVGLRAPDPEATVLVVMNDVRTGGDDLPATVGMHRPELAAILRDRFDTAGGRIRYGADVLSIDSNETTATTVTTAGDRRSYDLLIAADGLNSATRGLLGIDIAPRPTGVGAWRVVVPRPTDVTRTDLIYGGPHHIAGYCPTSDDSIYAYIVEDAQVRDSAQPLIFKELAVGYGGPWKQIADSVDENTPANYTWFTTHLVEGPWHRDRVVLIGDAVHNCPPTIAQGAAMALEDAVVLVEELFADDAPLDAVFTRFRERRFERAKTVVESSTQLVQWMVDGHRGDVAEVIQRVAHMVKEPA from the coding sequence ATGCCCTCAACGAAGAAGGTCGGAATCATCGGCGCCGGCATCGCCGGACTGTCGGCCGGTATCCTGCTGGCCGACCGCGGTATCGATGTCGAGATCCTCGAACGCGCCGACGGCCCTCGAACAGTCGGCTCCGGAATCACGCTGCAAGGCAACGCCCTACGCATCCTGCGCCAACTCGGCGTCTGGGATCGCATCCAGGCCCAGGGTTACTCCTTCGACACCGTCGGCCTGCGCGCCCCCGACCCCGAAGCCACTGTCCTGGTCGTCATGAACGACGTACGGACCGGTGGGGACGATCTGCCGGCCACAGTGGGAATGCACCGGCCCGAACTCGCCGCGATCCTGCGCGACCGGTTCGACACGGCCGGTGGAAGGATCCGTTACGGCGCCGACGTGTTGAGCATCGACTCGAACGAAACGACCGCCACCACGGTCACGACGGCCGGTGATCGCAGGTCCTACGATCTGCTGATCGCCGCCGACGGGCTCAACTCTGCCACCCGGGGTCTGCTCGGTATCGACATCGCCCCTCGTCCCACCGGCGTCGGTGCCTGGCGCGTAGTGGTCCCGCGTCCCACCGACGTCACTCGCACCGACCTCATCTACGGCGGCCCGCACCACATCGCCGGATATTGCCCCACCAGCGACGACTCGATCTACGCCTACATCGTCGAGGATGCCCAGGTCCGCGACAGCGCGCAACCGCTGATCTTCAAGGAACTCGCGGTCGGCTACGGCGGACCGTGGAAACAGATCGCCGACTCGGTCGACGAGAACACCCCGGCCAACTACACCTGGTTCACCACCCATCTCGTCGAGGGCCCCTGGCACCGCGACCGGGTGGTCCTGATCGGCGACGCAGTCCACAACTGCCCGCCGACGATCGCGCAGGGAGCGGCAATGGCACTCGAAGACGCCGTGGTGCTCGTCGAGGAACTGTTCGCCGACGACGCCCCGCTCGACGCGGTGTTCACCCGGTTCCGGGAACGCCGGTTCGAACGAGCCAAGACCGTAGTCGAATCCTCCACCCAGCTCGTGCAGTGGATGGTCGACGGCCACCGCGGCGACGTGGCGG